In Sneathia sanguinegens, one genomic interval encodes:
- the mutL gene encoding DNA mismatch repair endonuclease MutL — MSIIKILDENVSNIIAAGEVVDNPASMIKELYENSIDAQAKNIEIHIKSDLSYFKILDDGIGMVKEDLFLCIERHATSKLHTKEDIFNLNTYGFRGEALASIAAVSKMNISSKTETNKLGLKISIFGGNIVNSSDVAMKTGTIIEIRDLFYNTPARKKFLRKEQTELTAIKDILLKLALANFEIATKLIIDDKVIFSSSGTSLDNAIIELLGKNIYRNLKKFKYGYLGNQEIYRGSKNYIYTFINKRYCKSNIIERSVIDGYYTKLMKHKYPFAIILYDINPSEIDVNVHPSKKIIKFSDDKIVYRQIRKAIEDFFYEDDRKNYTISSIPKTTQVSQVLEENTFKHSEAKVQELFSYTDTIEENKSYNILAQVFDTYIVVQKKDSIDFYDQHALHERLNYEALKEKYYNQTMTKKQLLIPEVFELSLTEKNILFNNIQIFSDFCFEIDELSENEIVLRAVPDFELRTTNEKIIKSIIECLMSNKTLTDIREKVIISMACRYSIMAGQKLSMPEMKDLVKRIHEINKFNCPHGRPIISSITKNYLDKLSKRKI, encoded by the coding sequence ATGAGTATTATAAAAATACTTGATGAAAATGTTTCAAATATTATAGCTGCTGGTGAAGTAGTTGACAATCCAGCTTCTATGATAAAAGAACTTTATGAAAATAGTATAGATGCACAGGCAAAGAATATAGAAATTCATATTAAATCTGATCTTAGTTATTTTAAAATACTAGATGATGGTATAGGAATGGTAAAAGAAGACCTTTTCTTATGTATAGAGCGACATGCTACTTCAAAATTACATACAAAAGAAGATATTTTCAATCTAAATACCTATGGCTTTCGTGGTGAGGCTTTAGCATCTATAGCTGCAGTTTCAAAAATGAATATTTCTTCCAAAACTGAAACTAACAAATTAGGTTTAAAAATATCAATATTTGGGGGAAATATTGTAAATTCTTCAGATGTTGCAATGAAGACTGGTACTATTATTGAAATAAGAGATTTGTTCTATAATACCCCTGCAAGAAAAAAATTTTTAAGAAAAGAACAAACTGAATTAACTGCTATAAAAGATATTTTACTTAAACTTGCCCTAGCTAATTTTGAAATAGCTACAAAATTAATAATAGATGATAAAGTTATTTTTTCAAGTTCAGGTACTTCTCTTGATAATGCAATAATAGAATTATTAGGAAAAAATATTTATAGAAATTTAAAAAAATTCAAATATGGTTATTTAGGTAATCAAGAAATATATAGAGGTTCTAAAAATTATATTTATACCTTTATAAATAAGAGATATTGTAAATCTAATATTATAGAAAGAAGTGTAATTGATGGTTATTATACAAAACTTATGAAACATAAATACCCTTTTGCAATAATCTTATATGATATTAATCCTTCGGAAATTGATGTAAATGTACATCCTTCAAAAAAGATTATTAAATTTTCAGATGATAAAATAGTCTACAGACAAATTAGAAAGGCTATAGAAGATTTTTTCTATGAAGACGATAGAAAAAATTATACTATTTCTTCTATACCTAAAACAACACAGGTTTCACAGGTCTTAGAAGAAAATACTTTTAAACATAGTGAAGCTAAAGTTCAAGAACTATTTTCTTATACTGATACTATTGAAGAAAACAAATCATATAATATTTTAGCTCAAGTCTTTGATACATATATTGTTGTTCAAAAAAAAGATAGTATTGATTTTTATGATCAACACGCCTTACATGAAAGACTTAATTATGAAGCCTTAAAAGAAAAATATTATAATCAAACAATGACAAAAAAACAATTATTGATACCTGAAGTATTTGAATTATCATTAACTGAAAAAAATATATTATTTAATAATATACAAATTTTTTCTGATTTTTGTTTTGAAATTGATGAATTATCTGAAAATGAAATTGTATTACGAGCTGTTCCTGATTTTGAACTTCGTACTACAAATGAAAAGATAATAAAAAGTATAATAGAATGTTTAATGTCCAATAAAACTTTAACCGATATTAGAGAAAAAGTAATAATTTCTATGGCTTGTCGTTATTCTATTATGGCAGGTCAAAAATTATCAATGCCAGAAATGAAAGATCTCGTAAAAAGGATACATGAAATTAATAAATTTAACTGTCCTCATGGTAGACCTATTATATCAAGTATTACAAAAAATTATTTAGATAAATTATCAAAAAGAAAAATATAA
- the lysS gene encoding lysine--tRNA ligase, translating to MAEQKTSYIMGEKLKKVKELRDMGLEPYGRFFDKKDTIKDIISNKDDENRIFITAGRLVSYRRIGKNGFAHLKDDSGKIQIYVNKAEVGESEYEIFKNMSVGDFIGIEGKLFYTQTGELTLRAIKYVILSKNTRPLPDKFHGLSDVELRYRQRYVDLIMNDEVMDTMKKRFEIIKFIRNYLSSKGFYEVETPMLHPIAGGAAAKPFITYHNALDQEMYLRIAPELYLKRLLVGGFEKIFEINRSFRNEGISIKHNPEFTMMELYQAYADFNTMMNLAEDLISSLTFKLYGKYEIEYEGKSINLAKPWRRVTMSDIVKEKTGFDINAISNDEEAVDFAKNLGIELDEKVKYTKYGILNLLFEEKVEETLINPTFITTYPKEISPLSKNSYKSEDWVDRFELFITGREYGNAYSELNDPIEQKARFEDQVKKKQQGDDEACDMDLDYIRALEYGMPPAGGLGIGIDRLTMLLTNSMSIRDVILFPTLKKEKNID from the coding sequence ATGGCTGAACAAAAAACAAGCTATATCATGGGTGAAAAATTAAAAAAAGTTAAAGAATTGCGTGATATGGGCTTAGAACCCTATGGTAGATTTTTTGATAAAAAGGATACTATTAAAGATATTATTTCTAATAAAGATGATGAAAATAGAATCTTTATTACTGCCGGTAGACTAGTTTCTTATAGAAGAATAGGTAAAAATGGCTTTGCTCATTTAAAAGACGATAGTGGTAAAATACAAATTTATGTTAATAAGGCTGAAGTTGGAGAAAGCGAATATGAAATTTTCAAAAATATGAGTGTTGGAGATTTTATAGGTATCGAAGGTAAACTTTTTTATACTCAAACAGGAGAATTAACTTTAAGAGCTATAAAATATGTTATTTTATCTAAAAATACTAGACCTCTTCCTGACAAATTCCATGGTCTTTCTGATGTTGAATTAAGATATAGACAAAGATATGTAGATTTAATAATGAATGATGAAGTAATGGATACTATGAAAAAAAGATTTGAGATAATTAAATTTATTAGAAATTATCTTAGTTCAAAAGGTTTTTATGAAGTAGAAACACCAATGTTACATCCTATTGCTGGTGGAGCTGCTGCTAAACCTTTTATTACATATCATAATGCCTTAGATCAAGAAATGTATCTAAGAATAGCTCCAGAACTTTATCTTAAAAGATTACTTGTAGGAGGCTTTGAAAAAATATTTGAAATAAATCGTTCTTTCAGAAATGAGGGTATCTCAATCAAACATAATCCTGAGTTTACAATGATGGAACTATATCAAGCTTATGCTGATTTTAATACTATGATGAATCTTGCTGAAGATTTAATCTCATCACTTACCTTTAAATTATATGGTAAATATGAAATTGAATATGAAGGAAAAAGTATAAATTTAGCTAAACCTTGGCGTCGTGTTACCATGAGCGATATTGTTAAAGAAAAAACTGGTTTTGATATAAATGCTATTTCAAATGATGAAGAAGCTGTAGATTTTGCAAAAAATTTAGGTATAGAATTAGACGAAAAAGTTAAATACACTAAATATGGTATATTAAATCTTTTATTTGAAGAAAAAGTAGAAGAAACCCTTATTAATCCTACTTTTATTACAACTTATCCAAAGGAAATTTCTCCACTTTCAAAGAATTCATATAAAAGTGAAGATTGGGTAGATAGATTTGAATTATTTATAACAGGTCGTGAATATGGTAATGCTTATTCAGAATTAAATGATCCTATTGAACAAAAAGCTAGATTTGAAGATCAAGTTAAGAAAAAACAACAAGGAGATGACGAAGCTTGTGATATGGATTTAGACTATATTAGAGCTTTAGAATATGGAATGCCTCCTGCTGGTGGACTTGGTATAGGTATAGATAGATTAACTATGTTATTAACTAATTCTATGTCAATAAGAGATGTTATTCTCTTCCCAACATTAAAAAAAGAAAAAAATATAGACTAA
- a CDS encoding 23S rRNA (pseudouridine(1915)-N(3))-methyltransferase RlmH: MKINIIAIGKIKEKYIIDGIAEFSKRLSKYINLNIIELQEEVDNSTAIKKESDKILAYLSKTKSYNILLDLKGKFIDSIELSNKLFDLTLNYSEISFIIGGSRGVSREVKEKADYLLAFSKLTFPHQLFRLILLEQIYRAICISKNIKYHK; encoded by the coding sequence TTGAAAATTAATATTATTGCCATTGGCAAAATTAAAGAAAAATATATTATAGATGGAATAGCTGAATTTTCTAAACGCTTATCTAAATATATTAATTTAAATATTATTGAATTACAGGAAGAAGTAGATAATTCTACTGCTATAAAAAAAGAATCTGACAAGATTTTAGCATATCTTTCTAAAACTAAATCATATAATATTCTTTTAGATCTAAAAGGTAAATTTATAGATTCAATAGAATTATCTAATAAATTATTTGATTTAACATTAAATTACAGTGAAATATCCTTTATAATAGGAGGTTCTAGGGGCGTTAGTAGAGAAGTAAAAGAGAAGGCGGACTACTTATTAGCTTTTTCAAAATTAACCTTCCCACATCAATTATTTAGACTCATCCTATTAGAACAGATATATAGAGCTATTTGTATATCTAAAAATATAAAATATCACAAATAA